From Bacteroidales bacterium, one genomic window encodes:
- a CDS encoding tetratricopeptide repeat protein, whose translation MNVFSQTDNVELQRMYDEDQRSRMNNNIDWSVLINQDKEREKRVYEMINQGLIITGKDYYNSAMIFQHGSDTIASTMAVKHMRKAIELDPSMNKWLLAAAIDRDLMRRHKPQIYGTQYIKNNGEKWKRYTIDTTQVTDEERRYYNVETLADQREKERVLNLVPVSEFYSTSGSISETIDLIKSENSKGINSIYNTAENGLNDFGYELLNSNKEKEALQIFILNTELYPNAFNAFDSLGECLMKMGKKEEGIKAYKKSLELNPGNENAKRIINGEK comes from the coding sequence TTGAATGTATTTTCTCAGACAGACAATGTTGAATTGCAACGAATGTATGATGAAGACCAGCGTTCAAGAATGAATAATAATATTGACTGGTCGGTTTTAATTAACCAGGACAAAGAAAGGGAAAAACGGGTATATGAAATGATAAACCAGGGACTGATTATTACAGGTAAGGACTATTACAATTCTGCTATGATTTTTCAGCACGGAAGCGATACCATTGCTTCCACTATGGCAGTAAAACATATGAGAAAAGCCATAGAATTGGACCCTTCAATGAATAAATGGTTGCTCGCTGCAGCGATTGACAGGGACTTAATGCGAAGGCATAAGCCGCAGATATACGGAACCCAGTATATAAAAAACAATGGCGAAAAATGGAAACGGTATACCATTGACACTACACAGGTAACCGATGAAGAACGCAGGTATTATAACGTGGAAACCCTGGCTGATCAACGCGAAAAGGAACGTGTTTTGAACCTGGTACCGGTTTCTGAATTTTATTCAACATCCGGCTCAATAAGTGAAACCATAGATTTGATAAAATCAGAGAACAGCAAAGGAATTAATTCAATTTACAACACCGCTGAAAACGGGCTCAATGATTTTGGTTATGAATTGCTCAATTCCAATAAAGAAAAGGAAGCATTGCAAATCTTTATATTGAACACAGAATTGTATCCGAATGCGTTTAATGCGTTTGACAGTTTGGGTGAATGTCTAATGAAAATGGGTAAGAAAGAAGAAGGAATAAAAGCCTATAAAAAATCCCTGGAACTGAATCCGGGAAATGAAAATGCAAAGAGAATCATTAATGGAGAAAAATAA